The following are encoded in a window of Bordetella genomosp. 10 genomic DNA:
- a CDS encoding Bug family tripartite tricarboxylate transporter substrate binding protein: MSFKLLKRLCAFVPVVGALATSTAYASDAASYPQQPIKIVVPFSAGGAVDVLARLLGTSLTKTLGQPIIVENRPGAGSNIGANYVAMAKPDGYTVLLATSAALAVNPSLYKNLAFDPKKDFKPVVLATTLPNLVVVNQKNSVATMQELTQSLKKRGEAAFYASAGSGTPTHLGVELYKQEIGAKAVHVPYKGGAPALADLAAGRVDFMFAVAPEALPLIKAGEIKALAVTTKERIRSLPDLPTVAETGVPGFEMLTWYGAVVPAGTPDVIVDKLNAAFNVALQDEHIASRLRDLGFEISGGSPKQLEDQMASDADKWGTLIKKMNITLD, from the coding sequence ATGTCTTTCAAGCTTCTGAAGCGGCTATGCGCGTTTGTGCCGGTTGTTGGCGCGCTCGCCACGTCGACCGCCTACGCCAGCGATGCGGCATCGTATCCGCAACAACCGATCAAGATCGTGGTCCCGTTTTCCGCCGGGGGCGCGGTCGACGTGCTGGCTCGTTTGCTGGGAACCAGCCTGACCAAGACGTTGGGGCAGCCGATCATCGTTGAAAATCGCCCCGGGGCCGGTTCGAATATCGGCGCCAATTACGTCGCCATGGCCAAGCCGGATGGCTATACGGTATTGCTGGCCACGTCCGCCGCCCTGGCCGTCAATCCCAGCTTGTACAAGAACCTGGCATTCGATCCAAAAAAAGATTTCAAACCGGTCGTCCTGGCGACCACGCTGCCCAACCTTGTCGTCGTAAACCAGAAGAATAGCGTTGCCACAATGCAGGAACTGACCCAAAGCCTGAAGAAGCGCGGGGAAGCGGCCTTCTACGCCAGCGCTGGCAGCGGTACGCCTACTCATCTTGGGGTTGAACTATACAAACAGGAAATCGGCGCCAAGGCAGTGCATGTTCCCTATAAGGGCGGCGCCCCCGCGCTGGCCGACCTGGCGGCCGGCCGGGTGGATTTCATGTTCGCGGTTGCGCCTGAAGCGCTTCCGCTTATCAAGGCGGGCGAGATCAAGGCGCTCGCCGTCACGACCAAGGAACGCATCCGGTCTTTGCCGGATCTGCCCACCGTTGCGGAAACGGGTGTGCCCGGCTTCGAGATGTTGACATGGTATGGCGCCGTCGTTCCGGCGGGAACGCCTGATGTCATCGTCGATAAGCTCAATGCCGCTTTCAACGTCGCGTTACAGGACGAACATATCGCCAGCCGCCTGCGAGACCTGGGCTTCGAGATCAGCGGGGGTTCTCCGAAGCAACTCGAGGACCAGATGGCGTCGGACGCCGACAAGTGGGGAACGTTGATCAAGAAGATGAACATCACGCTGGACTGA
- a CDS encoding LamB/YcsF family protein, with protein MNSGVRGVDLNCDLGEGFGPYRIADDHALLGMITSANVACGFHAGDPVIMDATVRRALEQGADVGAHIGFADMQGFGRRRLSLSRKELETLTLYQLGALHAIAVGAGHRMTHVSFHGALGNMVAEDDELAMVLLGASRSFDPSLIVSSIPNGAAARAAERLNLPLATKFLADRAYDDQGLLVGRGTPGAVIKDPAAILERVKQALNDNSITTITGKRLPMRVDQILLHSDTPGSIELGKTILDAISQSGRPLMPISKIIHGK; from the coding sequence ATGAATAGCGGTGTGAGAGGTGTGGATTTGAACTGCGATCTGGGGGAAGGCTTCGGCCCCTATCGCATTGCGGACGACCATGCGCTGCTTGGCATGATCACGTCGGCCAACGTGGCTTGCGGGTTCCACGCAGGGGACCCTGTCATCATGGATGCCACCGTGCGCCGGGCGCTCGAGCAAGGCGCCGACGTGGGGGCGCACATCGGCTTCGCCGACATGCAGGGTTTTGGCCGCCGTCGTCTGTCGTTGAGCCGCAAGGAGCTCGAAACACTGACGCTGTACCAACTGGGTGCGCTGCACGCGATCGCGGTGGGGGCGGGCCATCGCATGACGCATGTCAGTTTTCACGGCGCCCTGGGGAACATGGTGGCCGAAGACGACGAACTGGCCATGGTCCTGCTTGGCGCCTCGCGCAGCTTCGATCCATCTCTGATCGTCTCGTCCATTCCGAACGGGGCGGCCGCCCGTGCCGCCGAGCGGCTCAATCTGCCTCTGGCCACCAAATTCCTGGCCGACCGCGCTTATGACGACCAGGGTTTGCTGGTGGGCCGCGGCACGCCGGGCGCGGTAATCAAGGACCCCGCCGCGATTCTGGAGCGCGTCAAGCAGGCATTGAACGACAACAGCATTACCACCATCACGGGAAAGCGGCTGCCCATGCGCGTCGACCAGATTCTTTTGCACAGCGACACGCCGGGATCCATCGAACTGGGCAAGACCATTCTTGACGCCATCAGCCAAAGTGGCCGCCCGCTGATGCCGATCTCGAAAATCATCCACGGGAAATGA
- a CDS encoding Ldh family oxidoreductase gives MIMAASQQHALYDATQLTEWVTAAFESMGVPHACARQTAVVLVRTNLRGIDTHGVARVPSYLEKIVEKEVNTAPRPLAQWRDGVLHFDGDNGLGQYVATQAIDQAVERAKQSPVVTCLVKRSGHMGALGQFVLAAAERGMIALMCQDTPPLMALPGSSRAAIGNNPIAFAAPVAGKAPLLFDMATSVVARGNLLQAMRDKRTEIPADWAIGPDGQPTTDPAFALKGAMAPMAGHKGIGLAMLAQVLAGSLTGSEKVPGATSSGGNASAFIQVINPDLLIGRQTFDAHMAGWLSLFLDASGENGRYPGERAAQCEQERLARGIPLPASVVQELAGLQGMTGQAFSVAPLKS, from the coding sequence ATGATCATGGCGGCTTCTCAGCAACACGCTCTCTACGACGCCACGCAACTGACCGAATGGGTGACGGCGGCTTTTGAAAGCATGGGTGTCCCGCACGCTTGCGCCCGTCAAACGGCCGTTGTCCTGGTGCGCACGAATCTGCGCGGCATCGACACGCACGGCGTGGCGCGCGTACCGTCCTATCTGGAAAAAATTGTCGAGAAGGAAGTCAATACGGCGCCTCGTCCCCTGGCTCAGTGGCGCGACGGCGTCCTGCATTTCGATGGCGACAATGGCCTGGGCCAGTATGTCGCGACGCAGGCGATAGACCAGGCCGTCGAGCGCGCGAAGCAATCGCCGGTCGTGACGTGCCTGGTCAAACGTAGCGGCCACATGGGCGCCCTCGGACAGTTTGTGCTGGCTGCTGCCGAACGCGGCATGATTGCTCTCATGTGCCAGGACACGCCGCCGTTGATGGCCTTGCCTGGTTCGTCCCGTGCCGCTATCGGCAACAATCCGATCGCCTTCGCCGCGCCGGTGGCCGGCAAAGCGCCTTTGCTGTTCGACATGGCAACCAGTGTCGTGGCGCGCGGCAATCTGCTGCAGGCGATGCGCGACAAACGCACCGAGATTCCGGCGGATTGGGCCATCGGACCCGACGGACAACCCACCACCGACCCCGCTTTTGCCTTGAAGGGCGCGATGGCGCCCATGGCCGGCCATAAAGGCATCGGCCTGGCAATGTTGGCGCAGGTCTTGGCCGGCAGCCTGACCGGATCGGAAAAAGTGCCGGGCGCGACCAGCAGCGGCGGCAACGCCAGCGCGTTCATCCAGGTCATCAATCCCGATTTGCTCATCGGCCGTCAAACGTTCGACGCCCACATGGCCGGCTGGCTGTCCTTGTTCCTGGACGCCTCGGGGGAAAACGGCCGCTACCCAGGCGAACGCGCGGCGCAATGCGAGCAAGAGCGGCTGGCGCGCGGCATACCGCTACCCGCCAGCGTCGTGCAGGAGCTGGCCGGCCTGCAGGGCATGACGGGCCAAGCCTTTTCGGTGGCGCCATTGAAAAGCTAG
- a CDS encoding RraA family protein, giving the protein MSLGLRIGKRERCVSAATIKQYQGAAAAHASDAMGRLFHGGSALRPMHKEGGMVGAALTVKTRPGDNLLVHKALGMLSPGDVLVVDAGGDTTNAIIGELMAGQAQQAGAAGVIIYGAIRDYGTINKGTFPIYAVGVTHRGPYKDGPGEINFPIAIDGMVINPGDLIVGDEDGVVAVPYDNVDEILKSILATREKEGKKMATIRAGEPMDRKWADDILRKLGCEGL; this is encoded by the coding sequence ATGTCATTGGGACTTCGGATCGGCAAGCGTGAGCGCTGCGTCAGCGCCGCCACGATCAAACAGTATCAAGGCGCCGCCGCCGCGCACGCAAGCGACGCAATGGGCCGCCTTTTCCATGGCGGGTCGGCGCTGCGTCCGATGCACAAGGAGGGCGGCATGGTGGGCGCCGCACTGACGGTCAAGACGCGCCCGGGCGACAACCTCCTGGTGCATAAAGCGCTGGGGATGCTGTCGCCGGGAGACGTGCTCGTGGTGGACGCGGGCGGTGACACCACCAACGCCATCATCGGCGAACTGATGGCCGGCCAGGCCCAGCAGGCGGGCGCGGCGGGCGTGATCATCTATGGCGCCATCCGCGATTACGGAACGATAAACAAGGGCACCTTTCCCATTTATGCCGTCGGTGTGACCCACCGCGGCCCTTACAAGGATGGCCCGGGAGAGATCAACTTTCCAATCGCCATCGACGGCATGGTCATCAATCCCGGCGACTTGATCGTCGGCGATGAAGACGGCGTGGTCGCGGTTCCGTACGACAACGTGGACGAGATTCTCAAATCGATTCTGGCCACGCGCGAGAAAGAGGGAAAGAAAATGGCCACTATCCGGGCCGGCGAACCCATGGATCGCAAATGGGCCGACGACATTCTGCGGAAACTCGGCTGCGAAGGCCTGTAA
- a CDS encoding acetyl-CoA carboxylase biotin carboxyl carrier protein, protein MGLDRLKSVIALVADSTIVELKYSEGDTHISLVRRAEGVVPSPLPTPSPAAEAAGDGAPREPTPRKAEQAPPPAASDGDFVVVAPMASIFHRSPSPTAPPFVDVGDGCEPGTKLCILEAMKVFTMLDSECAGTIAEFYVNDGDEVQIDQPLIRIRRR, encoded by the coding sequence ATGGGACTGGATCGACTGAAAAGCGTCATTGCGCTCGTCGCCGACTCCACGATTGTGGAACTGAAGTATTCGGAAGGCGATACGCATATCAGCCTGGTCCGCCGCGCCGAAGGTGTAGTACCGAGTCCTCTCCCCACGCCATCGCCGGCCGCGGAGGCCGCCGGCGATGGCGCGCCGCGGGAGCCCACGCCTCGGAAAGCGGAGCAGGCGCCGCCGCCCGCGGCGAGCGACGGCGATTTCGTCGTGGTCGCCCCTATGGCGAGCATCTTTCACCGTTCGCCTTCTCCGACCGCGCCGCCGTTCGTTGACGTCGGCGACGGATGCGAGCCCGGCACCAAGCTCTGCATTCTCGAGGCAATGAAGGTTTTCACCATGCTGGATTCGGAGTGCGCGGGCACGATCGCCGAGTTCTATGTCAATGACGGCGATGAAGTGCAGATCGATCAGCCGTTGATCAGGATCCGACGGAGATAA
- a CDS encoding pyridoxal phosphate-dependent aminotransferase translates to MDTPYQYYADRALNVASSASGAAAQRARELLALGRSIMNLTAGEPDFDTPSSICQAAVEAIANGETRYTTVDGTPALKKAVVEKFARENDLDYALDEVMVSSGAKQVIFNAIMATINDGDEAIVPVPSWVSYPEMVRFAGGVPVLVTCEEARDFKITPAQLEAAITPRTKWLMLNSPSNPTGALLSQEELQALGEVLLRHPQVLVMCDDIYEHLLYDGLKYYTMAQVVPALKDRVLTINGVSKAYAMTGWRIGYAGGPAGLLKQMRKIQSQSTSNPCSVSQAAALSALTGPQDFIAANAAEFQARRDLVVKALNAIPGMTCANPQGAFYVYPSCAAYIGKKTPEGSLIQNDADFVAYLLEQGVAAVSGNAYGLSPYFRLSFATSRENLVEACRRIHAAVEQLG, encoded by the coding sequence ATGGACACTCCTTACCAGTACTACGCGGATCGGGCTTTGAACGTGGCGTCTTCCGCCAGTGGCGCGGCCGCCCAACGCGCCCGCGAGCTGCTGGCGCTCGGGCGCAGCATCATGAATCTCACCGCGGGCGAGCCCGACTTCGACACCCCGTCGAGCATCTGCCAGGCGGCGGTCGAGGCCATCGCAAATGGCGAAACGCGTTACACCACCGTGGACGGCACGCCAGCGCTGAAGAAAGCCGTGGTCGAAAAGTTCGCCCGGGAGAACGATCTTGATTACGCCCTGGACGAAGTCATGGTGTCCTCCGGCGCGAAACAGGTAATCTTCAACGCCATCATGGCCACCATCAATGACGGCGACGAGGCCATCGTTCCCGTTCCCAGTTGGGTGTCGTATCCGGAAATGGTGCGATTCGCCGGCGGTGTGCCTGTGCTGGTGACCTGCGAAGAGGCGCGGGATTTCAAGATTACGCCCGCCCAACTGGAAGCCGCCATTACGCCGCGCACGAAATGGTTGATGCTGAATTCGCCCAGCAATCCCACGGGCGCCCTGCTTTCCCAGGAAGAGCTGCAGGCCCTGGGGGAGGTCCTCCTGCGTCATCCCCAAGTGCTCGTCATGTGCGACGACATCTATGAGCACCTGCTCTATGACGGGCTGAAGTACTACACCATGGCGCAAGTTGTGCCCGCCTTGAAGGACCGTGTGCTCACCATCAATGGTGTCTCGAAAGCCTACGCCATGACGGGCTGGCGCATCGGCTACGCGGGTGGCCCCGCCGGCCTGCTCAAGCAGATGCGCAAGATCCAGTCGCAAAGCACCTCCAATCCTTGCTCGGTCAGCCAGGCCGCCGCGCTGTCTGCCCTGACCGGGCCGCAAGACTTCATCGCCGCCAATGCCGCCGAGTTCCAGGCCCGCCGTGACCTGGTCGTTAAGGCGCTGAACGCCATTCCCGGCATGACCTGCGCCAATCCGCAGGGCGCCTTTTATGTCTATCCATCGTGCGCCGCCTATATCGGCAAGAAGACGCCCGAAGGTTCCCTCATCCAGAACGACGCCGATTTCGTGGCCTATCTGCTCGAGCAAGGCGTTGCCGCCGTTTCGGGCAACGCGTACGGGCTGTCGCCCTATTTCCGCCTGTCGTTCGCCACCTCTCGCGAGAACCTGGTCGAAGCATGCCGGCGCATTCACGCCGCCGTCGAGCAACTGGGCTGA